A single region of the Malus sylvestris chromosome 8, drMalSylv7.2, whole genome shotgun sequence genome encodes:
- the LOC126631693 gene encoding tubulin alpha chain-like, with the protein MRECISIHIGQAGIQVGNACWELYCLEHGIGPDGQMPSDKTVGRGDDAFNTFFSETGAGKHVPRAIFVDLEPTVIDEVRTGTYRQLFHPEQLISGKEDAANNFARGHYTIGKEIVDLCLDRIRKLADNCTGLQGFLVFNAVGGGTGSGLGSLLLERLSVDYGKKSKLGFTVYPSPQVSTSVVEPYNSVLSTHSLLEHTDVSVLLDNEAIYDICRRSLDIERPTYTNLNRLVSQVISSLTASLRFDGALNVDVTEFQTNLVPYPRIHFMLSSYAPVISAEKAYHEQLSVAEITNSAFEPASMMAKCDPRHGKYMACCLMYRGDVVPKDVNAAVATIKTKRTIQFVDWCPTGFKCGINYQPPTVVPGGDLAKVQRAVCMISNSTSVAEVFSRIDHKFDLMYAKRAFVHWYVGEGMEEGEFSEAREDLAALEKDYEEVGAESAEGDDGDEGDDY; encoded by the exons ATGAGAGAGTGCATTTCTATCCACATCGGGCAAGCCGGAATCCAAGTCGGCAACGCCTGCTGGGAGCTCTACTGCCTCGAGCACGGCATTGGCCCCGATGGCCAGATGCCCAGCGACAAGACCGTCGGCCGCGGCGATGACGCCTTCAACACCTTCTTCTCCGAGACCGGTGCCGGAAAGCACGTCCCCCGCGCCATCTTCGTCGATCTGGAGCCCACCGTCATCGACGAGGTCCGCACCGGCACCTACCGCCAGCTCTTCCACCCTGAGCAGCTCATTTCCGGCAAGGAAGACGCTGCCAACAACTTCGCCCGTGGTCACTACACCATCGGCAAAGAGATCGTGGATCTCTGCCTGGACCGCATCAGGAAGCTCGCTGACAACTGCACTGGGCTTCAAGGGTTCTTGGTCTTCAATGCCGTCGGTGGCGGTACCGGATCGGGTCTTGGATCATTGCTTCTGGAGCGGCTTTCGGTTGATTACGGAAAGAAATCCAAGCTGGGATTCACTGTGTACCCTTCTCCTCAGGTTTCTACATCTGTTGTGGAGCCTTACAACAGTGTTCTCTCCACCCATTCTCTGCTGGAGCACACCGACGTGTCTGTGTTGCTCGACAATGAGGCCATCTACGACATCTGCCGCAGGTCCCTCGACATCGAGCGTCCCACCTACACCAATCTGAATCGCCTCGTCTCTCAG GTCATTTCTTCGCTGACAGCGTCGTTGAGGTTCGACGGAGCTCTGAATGTGGATGTGACCGAGTTCCAGACTAACTTGGTTCCATACCCCAGGATCCATTTTATGCTTTCCTCGTATGCTCCTGTGATCTCCGCTGAGAAGGCGTACCACGAGCAGCTCTCGGTGGCTGAGATCACCAACAGTGCGTTTGAGCCTGCCTCCATGATGGCCAAGTGCGATCCCCGCCATGGCAAGTACATGGCCTGCTGCTTGATGTACCGTGGTGATGTCGTTCCCAAGGATGTGAATGCCGCTGTGGCCACCATCAAGACCAAGAGGACAATCCAGTTTGTGGATTGGTGCCCTACCGGGTTCAAGTGCGGTATCAATTACCAGCCACCAACTGTTGTTCCTGGCGGTGACCTTGCCAAGGTGCAGAGGGCTGTTTGCATGATCTCCAACTCCACCAGTGTTGCTGAGGTGTTCTCTCGCATTGATCACAAGTTTGATCTGATGTACGCCAAGCGTGCTTTCGTGCATTGGTATGTGGGTGAGGGCATGGAGGAAGGAGAGTTCTCAGAGGCTCGTGAGGATCTTGCTGCTCTGGAGAAGGATTATgaggaggttggcgccgagtcTGCCGAGGGAGATGACGGTGACGAGGGTGATGACTACTGA